A genomic region of Raphanus sativus cultivar WK10039 chromosome 6, ASM80110v3, whole genome shotgun sequence contains the following coding sequences:
- the LOC108807011 gene encoding putative indole-3-acetic acid-amido synthetase GH3.9, whose protein sequence is MDRLKFDYNHKGDNALKELERITSKAAEVQDKILCGILERNKDTQYLSKYMKGSKDVLEFKRSVPIITYKDVCPYIQRIAKGEDSSLITGHPITEILCSSGTSGGEPKLMPTISEDLDRRTFVYNLITPILNKYLEGLDKGKTMYLNFVKTETSTPCGLPIRSVLTSYYKSKHFQCRPYDPFNDLTSPIQTILCEDSNQSMYCQLLAALIHRHKVMRLGAVFASAFLRAISYLERKWSQLCQDIRTGHLSPMITDPGCQMAMASLLATPNPGLADEIEDICGRSSWKGILCQLWPQAKFIEAVVTGSMAQYIPALEFFSQGKIPLVCPMYASSETYFGVNVKPLSKPSDVVFTLLPNMCYFEFIPLGKNGTLSFDVEDDEEEVPCDKVVDLVDVKLGRYYELVVTTFAGLYRYRIGDVLQVAGFYNKAPQFRFICRRNVVLSVDLDKTNEEDLHRSITLAKKKLENKAFLAEYTSYADTSSVPGHYVLFWEIQWLEPDGDDHQQKLMMEECCIAVEEELDYIYRQCRKRDRSVGPLEIRVVKAGTFEKLMDMIISQGGSLNQYKTPRCVKSNSAMLKLLDGHVIGSFFSPRDPTWSP, encoded by the exons ATGGATCGACTGAAGTTTGATTACAACCACAAGGGTGACAATGCATTAAAAGAACTCGAGAGGATCACCTCCAAGGCTGCTGAAGTTCAAGATAAGATTTTATGTGGTATCTTAGAACGGAACAAGGACACACAGTACTTGAGCAAGTACATGAAAGGCTCTAAGGACGTCCTGGAGTTTAAACGCTCTGTGCCAATCATCACGTACAAAGATGTCTGTCCTTACATTCAGAGAATTGCAAAGGGAGAAGACTCTTCTCTTATTACTGGTCATCCTATCACTGAGATACTATGCAG CTCAGGAACTTCTGGTGGAGAGCCGAAGCTAATGCCAACCATTTCCGAAGATCTTGATCGGCGCACCTTTGTCTACAATCTTATAACTCCAATCCTGAACAA GTATCTAGAAGGACTTGACAAAGGAAAAACAATGTACCTAAATTTCGTCAAAACTGAAACATCAACTCCTTGTGGTTTACCAATCCGATCTGTCCTCACTAGCTACTACAAGAGTAAACATTTCCAGTGCCGACCTTATGATCCATTCAACGACTTAACCAGTCCCATCCAAACCATCCTTTGTGAAGACAGCAACCAAAGCATGTACTGTCAGTTGCTTGCCGCTCTTATTCACCGTCACAAAGTCATGCGTCTAGGAGCTGTCTTTGCTTCTGCGTTTCTCCGTGCAATCTCTTATCTCGAGCGAAAATGGAGCCAGCTCTGCCAAGATATCCGAACCGGTCATCTCAGTCCCATGATCACCGATCCAGGATGCCAGATGGCGATGGCTTCCCTTTTAGCGACGCCAAATCCTGGCTTAGCTGACGAGATTGAAGATATCTGTGGACGCTCGTCATGGAAAGGGATTCTGTGTCAGCTCTGGCCTCAAGCAAAGTTCATTGAAGCAGTAGTGACAGGGTCAATGGCTCAATACATACCAGCTCTTGAGTTCTTTAGCCAAGGCAAGATTCCGTTGGTTTGTCCAATGTATGCTTCCTCCGAGACTTACTTTGGGGTCAACGTGAAACCACTCTCGAAACCATCTGACGTCGTTTTCACTCTATTGCCTAACATGTGCTACTTCGAGTTTATTCCTCTCGGCAAAAACGGGACTCTCTCTTTTGACGTAGAGGACGACGAAGAAGAAGTCCCCTGTGATAAAGTCGTTGACTTGGTCGACGTCAAACTCGGACGCTACTATGAGCTGGTCGTCACAACTTTCGCAG GATTGTACCGTTACAGAATCGGCGATGTTCTCCAAGTGGCGGGGTTCTACAACAAAGCACCACAGTTCAGGTTTATCTGCAGGAGAAACGTGGTTCTAAGCGTCGACTTAGACAAAACAAACGAGGAAGATCTTCACAGGAGCATCACGCTGGCCAAGAAGAAGCTTGAAAACAAGGCATTCCTCGCGGAGTACACGAGCTACGCGGATACTTCATCAGTTCCAGGTCACTACGTGCTCTTCTGGGAGATCCAGTGGCTCGAACCCGATGGTGATGATCATCAACAAAAGCTGATGATGGAAGAGTGTTGCATTGCGGTTGAGGAAGAGCTTGATTACATATACAGGCAATGCAGGAAGAGAGATAGATCGGTGGGGCCTTTAGAGATAAGAGTGGTGAAGGCAGGAACGTTCGAGAAACTGATGGATATGATAATAAGCCAAGGAGGGTCGCTTAATCAGTACAAAACGCCGAGATGTGTTAAGTCCAACAGTGCTATGCTCAAGCTCTTGGACGGCCACGTGATCGGTTCCTTCTTTAGCCCTCGTGATCCAACCTGGTCCCCTTGA
- the LOC108813443 gene encoding dol-P-Man:Man(5)GlcNAc(2)-PP-Dol alpha-1,3-mannosyltransferase: MEESSSRGASDYVGDLLKRPKIPFALALIVADAILVTLIIAYVPYTKIDWDAYMAQVSGFLGGEREYGRLKGDTGPLVYPAGFLYVYSAVQTLTGGQVFPAQILFGVLYIVNLAIVLFIYLKTDVVPWWALTLLCLSKRIHSIFVLRLFNDCFAMTLLHSSIAFFLSRQCHLGMLLFSGAVSIKMNVLLYAPPLLLLLLKSMNIIGVVSALATAALLQILVGLPFLITYPISYLSNAFDLGRVFIHFWSVNFKFVPERVFVSKEFAVCLLIAHLCLLAAFANYKWCKHEGGIIGFMRSRRFFLTLPSSLSFSDLSTSGILAKEHIVTTMFVGNFVGVVCARSLHYQFYSWYFYSLPYLLWRTSFPTWLRLILFLGIELCWNVYPSTAVSSALLLCLHLTLLFGLWFAPSDYPYLLKQDQRHKKHK; encoded by the exons ATGGAGGAAAGCAGCTCAAGAGGAGCTTCTGATTATGTAGGCGATCTGTTAAAAAGACCTAAAATTCCATTCGCATTGGCCTTAATCGTCGCTGATGCAATCCTCGTCACACTTATCATCGCCTATGTTCCTT ACACGAAGATCGATTGGGATGCTTACATGGCACAGGTAAGTGGATTTctagggggagagagagagtatgGGAGGTTGAAAGGCGACACAGGGCCCTTGGTTTATCCGGCTGGTTTCCTCTATGTTTACTCTGCTGTTCAGACTCTGACTGGTGGACAAGTCTTTCCTGCTCAG ATTCTTTTTGGTGTTCTCTACATTGTCAATCTGGCTATCGTCTTGTTCATCTATCTCAAGACTGATGTG GTGCCATGGTGGGCGCTAACTCTACTCTGTTTATCCAAGCGAATCCATTCCATCTTTGTTCTCCGTCTCTTTAATGACTGTTTTGCCATGACTCTCCTTCATTCCTCCATCGCTTTCTTCCTCTCTCGTCAATGCCATCTCGGCATGCTTCTTTTCAG TGGAGCTGTCTCTATTAAGATGAATGTGCTTCTCTATGCTCCCCCTTTGTTACTTCTGCTTCTAAAG TCCATGAATATTATTGGAGTCGTATCTGCTTTAGCTACTGCAGCTCTTCTTCAG ATACTCGTCGGATTGCCCTTCCTGATTACATATCCCATCTCATACCTTTCCAACGCCTTTGATCTTGGACGTGTTTTTATCCACTTTTG GTCTGTTAACTTCAAGTTTGTTCCGGAACGAGTTTTTGTGTCCAAAGAATTTGCAGTCTGCTTGTTGATTGCTCACCTATGTCTTCTTGCCGCGTTTGCAAATTATAAATGGTGCAA GCATGAAGGTGGGATTATAGGCTTCATGCGTTCTAGGCGTTTCTTCTTGACGCTTCCTTCTTCACTCTCGTTCAGTGATTTGTCAACTTCAGGAATTCTTGCGAAAGAAC ATATTGTCACGACCATGTTTGTTGGGAATTTCGTTGGCGTTGTTTGTGCTCGTTCTCTGCATTACCAATTCTATTCATG GTACTTTTATTCGCTACCATATCTGCTATGGAGAACTTCGTTTCCTACTTGGCTGCG CTTGATATTGTTCCTGGGCATCGAGCTTTGCTGGAACGTCTATCCATCAACAGCAGTCTCATCAGCTTTGTTACTGTGTCTACACTTGACCCTCCTATTTGGTCTCTGGTTTGCTCCTTCAGATTATCCTTACTTACTCAAACAAGATCAAAGACACAAAAAGCACAAGTGA
- the LOC108813444 gene encoding REF/SRPP-like protein At2g47780, producing MAEDEIVVEEEVPPSSSSLIVEEDDGREELEHLGFVRTAATYLALCLSTLYELAKDNAGPLKLGVENIEATVEMVLSPLYDKFNDVPFKLLLFVDRKVDDVLYDVETYVPSLVKQASSQALTVATEVQRAGVLDTTKSIARSVCDKYEPVAEYYAATVWRLLNRVPLFPQVAQLVIPTAFYWSDKYNDAVRYVGDRDYYVAEYLPMIPIEKISDILEQDHCRAH from the exons ATGGCTGAAGATGAGATTGTAGTCGAAGAGGAAGTGCCTCCATCGTCTTCTTCGTTGATTGTGGAAGAGGACGATGGGAGAGAAGAGCTCGAGCACTTGGGTTTCGTCAGAACCGCGGCCACTTACTTGGCTCTCTGTTTGTCGACGCTCTACGAGTTGGCTAAGGACAACGCTGGTCCTCTCAAACTCGGTGTCGAGAACATCGAAGCCACCGTTGAAATGGTGCTTTCGCCGTTATACGACAAGTTCAATGACGTTCCTTTCAAGCTTCTCTTATTCGTCGACCgcaag GTGGACGACGTGTTGTACGATGTGGAAACATACGTTCCCTCTTTGGTGAAGCAAGCTTCTAGCCAAGCACTCACCGTGGCCACCGAGGTGCAACGCGCCGGCGTCCTCGACACGACCAAGAGCATCGCCAGGAGCGTTTGCGACAAGTACGAGCCAGTCGCGGAGTATTACGCAGCAACGGTGTGGCGGTTGTTGAACAGAGTGCCTTTATTTCCCCAAGTTGCGCAGTTAGTGATACCCACGGCGTTTTACTGGTCGGACAAGTATAACGACGCGGTTCGTTACGTCGGAGACAGAGACTACTACGTCGCCGAGTATCTACCGATGATTCCTATCGAGAAGATCTCTGATATTTTGGAACAAGATCACTGTCGAGCCCATTAG